From the Arvicola amphibius chromosome 2, mArvAmp1.2, whole genome shotgun sequence genome, one window contains:
- the Hnrnpa2b1 gene encoding heterogeneous nuclear ribonucleoproteins A2/B1 isoform X3, giving the protein MEKTLETVPLERKKREKEQFRKLFIGGLSFETTEESLRNYYEQWGKLTDCVVMRDPASKRSRGFGFVTFSSMAEVDAAMAARPHSIDGRVVEPKRAVAREESGKPGAHVTVKKLFVGGIKEDTEEHHLRDYFEEYGKIDTIEIITDRQSGKKRGFGFVTFDDHDPVDKIVLQKYHTINGHNAEVRKALSRQEMQEVQSSRSGRGGNFGFGDSRGGGGNFGPGPGSNFRGGSDGYGSGRGFGDGYNGYGGGPGGNYGSGNYNDFGNYNQQPSNYGPMKSGNFGGSRNMGGPYGGGNYGPGGSGGSGGYGGRSRY; this is encoded by the exons aAAACTTTAGAAACTGTTCCTTTGGAGAGGAAAAAG agagaaaaggaacagtTCCGTAAACTCTTTATTGGTGGCTTAAGCTTTGAAACCACAGAAGAAAGTTTGAGAAACTACTACGAGCAATGGGGGAAGCTCACAGACTGTGTG GTTATGAGAGATCCTGCAAGCAAAAGATCAAGAGGATTTGGTTTTGTAACTTTCTCGTCCATGGCTGAGGTTGATGCTGCCATGGCTGCAAGGCCTCATTCCATTGATGGCAGGGTAGTTGAACCAAAACGTGCTGTAGCAAGAGAG GAGTCTGGAAAACCAGGAGCCCATGTGACTGTAAAGAAGCTGTTTGTTGGTGGAATTAAAGAAGATACTGAGGAACACCACCTTAGAGATTACTTTGAAGAATATGGGAAAATTGATACTATTGAAATTATTACTGATAGGCAGTCTGGAAAGAAAAGAGGCTTTGGATTTGTTACTTTTGACGACCATGATCCTGTGGATAAAATTGTAT tgcAAAAATATCACACCATCAATGGCCATAATGCAGAAGTTAGAAAGGCATTGTCTAGACAAGAAATGCAAGAAGTCCAAAGTTCCAGGAGTGGAAGAGGAG GAAACTTCGGATTTGGAGATTCTCGTGGTGGCGGTGGCAATTTTGGACCAGGACCAGGAAGCAACTTTAGGGGGGGATCTG ATGGATATGGAAGTGGACGAGGATTTGGAGATGGCTATAATGGGTATGGAGGAGGACCTGGAG GAAATTATGGAAGTGGAAATTACAATGATTTTGGAAATTATAACCAGCAACCTTCTAACTATGGCCCAATGAAGAGTGGAAACTTTGGTGGTAGCAGGAACATGGGAGGACCATATGGTGGAG GAAACTATGGTCctggaggaagtggaggaagtgGGGGCTATGGTGGGAGGAGCCGATACTGA
- the Hnrnpa2b1 gene encoding heterogeneous nuclear ribonucleoproteins A2/B1 isoform X1 — translation MEKTLETVPLERKKREKEQFRKLFIGGLSFETTEESLRNYYEQWGKLTDCVVMRDPASKRSRGFGFVTFSSMAEVDAAMAARPHSIDGRVVEPKRAVAREESGKPGAHVTVKKLFVGGIKEDTEEHHLRDYFEEYGKIDTIEIITDRQSGKKRGFGFVTFDDHDPVDKIVLQKYHTINGHNAEVRKALSRQEMQEVQSSRSGRGGNFGFGDSRGGGGNFGPGPGSNFRGGSDGYGSGRGFGDGYNGYGGGPGGGNFGGSPGYGGGRGGYGGGGPGYGNQGGGYGGGYDNYGGGNYGSGNYNDFGNYNQQPSNYGPMKSGNFGGSRNMGGPYGGGNYGPGGSGGSGGYGGRSRY, via the exons aAAACTTTAGAAACTGTTCCTTTGGAGAGGAAAAAG agagaaaaggaacagtTCCGTAAACTCTTTATTGGTGGCTTAAGCTTTGAAACCACAGAAGAAAGTTTGAGAAACTACTACGAGCAATGGGGGAAGCTCACAGACTGTGTG GTTATGAGAGATCCTGCAAGCAAAAGATCAAGAGGATTTGGTTTTGTAACTTTCTCGTCCATGGCTGAGGTTGATGCTGCCATGGCTGCAAGGCCTCATTCCATTGATGGCAGGGTAGTTGAACCAAAACGTGCTGTAGCAAGAGAG GAGTCTGGAAAACCAGGAGCCCATGTGACTGTAAAGAAGCTGTTTGTTGGTGGAATTAAAGAAGATACTGAGGAACACCACCTTAGAGATTACTTTGAAGAATATGGGAAAATTGATACTATTGAAATTATTACTGATAGGCAGTCTGGAAAGAAAAGAGGCTTTGGATTTGTTACTTTTGACGACCATGATCCTGTGGATAAAATTGTAT tgcAAAAATATCACACCATCAATGGCCATAATGCAGAAGTTAGAAAGGCATTGTCTAGACAAGAAATGCAAGAAGTCCAAAGTTCCAGGAGTGGAAGAGGAG GAAACTTCGGATTTGGAGATTCTCGTGGTGGCGGTGGCAATTTTGGACCAGGACCAGGAAGCAACTTTAGGGGGGGATCTG ATGGATATGGAAGTGGACGAGGATTTGGAGATGGCTATAATGGGTATGGAGGAGGACCTGGAG GTGGCAATTTTGGAGGTAGCCCTGgttatggaggaggaagaggaggatatGGTGGTGGAGGACCTGGATATGGCAACCAGGGTGGGGGCTACGGAGGTGGTTATGACAACTATGGAGGAG GAAATTATGGAAGTGGAAATTACAATGATTTTGGAAATTATAACCAGCAACCTTCTAACTATGGCCCAATGAAGAGTGGAAACTTTGGTGGTAGCAGGAACATGGGAGGACCATATGGTGGAG GAAACTATGGTCctggaggaagtggaggaagtgGGGGCTATGGTGGGAGGAGCCGATACTGA
- the Hnrnpa2b1 gene encoding heterogeneous nuclear ribonucleoproteins A2/B1 isoform X2, translating to MEREKEQFRKLFIGGLSFETTEESLRNYYEQWGKLTDCVVMRDPASKRSRGFGFVTFSSMAEVDAAMAARPHSIDGRVVEPKRAVAREESGKPGAHVTVKKLFVGGIKEDTEEHHLRDYFEEYGKIDTIEIITDRQSGKKRGFGFVTFDDHDPVDKIVLQKYHTINGHNAEVRKALSRQEMQEVQSSRSGRGGNFGFGDSRGGGGNFGPGPGSNFRGGSDGYGSGRGFGDGYNGYGGGPGGGNFGGSPGYGGGRGGYGGGGPGYGNQGGGYGGGYDNYGGGNYGSGNYNDFGNYNQQPSNYGPMKSGNFGGSRNMGGPYGGGNYGPGGSGGSGGYGGRSRY from the exons agagaaaaggaacagtTCCGTAAACTCTTTATTGGTGGCTTAAGCTTTGAAACCACAGAAGAAAGTTTGAGAAACTACTACGAGCAATGGGGGAAGCTCACAGACTGTGTG GTTATGAGAGATCCTGCAAGCAAAAGATCAAGAGGATTTGGTTTTGTAACTTTCTCGTCCATGGCTGAGGTTGATGCTGCCATGGCTGCAAGGCCTCATTCCATTGATGGCAGGGTAGTTGAACCAAAACGTGCTGTAGCAAGAGAG GAGTCTGGAAAACCAGGAGCCCATGTGACTGTAAAGAAGCTGTTTGTTGGTGGAATTAAAGAAGATACTGAGGAACACCACCTTAGAGATTACTTTGAAGAATATGGGAAAATTGATACTATTGAAATTATTACTGATAGGCAGTCTGGAAAGAAAAGAGGCTTTGGATTTGTTACTTTTGACGACCATGATCCTGTGGATAAAATTGTAT tgcAAAAATATCACACCATCAATGGCCATAATGCAGAAGTTAGAAAGGCATTGTCTAGACAAGAAATGCAAGAAGTCCAAAGTTCCAGGAGTGGAAGAGGAG GAAACTTCGGATTTGGAGATTCTCGTGGTGGCGGTGGCAATTTTGGACCAGGACCAGGAAGCAACTTTAGGGGGGGATCTG ATGGATATGGAAGTGGACGAGGATTTGGAGATGGCTATAATGGGTATGGAGGAGGACCTGGAG GTGGCAATTTTGGAGGTAGCCCTGgttatggaggaggaagaggaggatatGGTGGTGGAGGACCTGGATATGGCAACCAGGGTGGGGGCTACGGAGGTGGTTATGACAACTATGGAGGAG GAAATTATGGAAGTGGAAATTACAATGATTTTGGAAATTATAACCAGCAACCTTCTAACTATGGCCCAATGAAGAGTGGAAACTTTGGTGGTAGCAGGAACATGGGAGGACCATATGGTGGAG GAAACTATGGTCctggaggaagtggaggaagtgGGGGCTATGGTGGGAGGAGCCGATACTGA